In bacterium, the following proteins share a genomic window:
- a CDS encoding DegT/DnrJ/EryC1/StrS family aminotransferase has protein sequence MAVPLLDLRAQYAEIATEVDEAIRQVVQEQRFVMGDEVSALEQEIAAYTGARHAIGCSSGSDALLLALWARGIGPGDAVLCPTYTFFATAGSVSRLGARPVFVDIEPDTYNLCLESARRVAAGRTDLKAILPVDLYGQAADLRGTHELAAELGIAVIEDAAQAIGSRDADGRRVGSASEQVCFSFFPSKNLGAYGDGGMVTTQSDELAKRARLLRLHGGEPKYYHEMVGMNSRLDALQAAILRVKLRYLEGWHERRLQNANHYDDLFRAAGALDSRVSLDEDSDLSLRFPARNAEPSRHIFNQYVVRVPADRRDALREHLTAREIGSEIYYPIPLHLQACFKDLGGQPGDLPNAERAARETVALPVFPELSKAQREAVAGAVIEFL, from the coding sequence ATGGCTGTCCCGCTTCTCGACCTGCGTGCCCAATACGCGGAGATCGCCACGGAGGTCGATGAGGCCATCCGGCAGGTTGTCCAGGAACAACGCTTCGTCATGGGCGACGAGGTCTCGGCATTGGAGCAGGAGATCGCGGCCTACACCGGTGCGCGTCATGCGATCGGTTGTTCCTCCGGCTCCGACGCCTTGCTGCTCGCGCTCTGGGCCCGCGGCATCGGCCCGGGCGACGCCGTGCTCTGCCCCACCTACACCTTCTTCGCGACCGCAGGCTCGGTCTCGCGGCTGGGCGCGCGGCCCGTCTTCGTCGACATCGAGCCCGACACCTACAACCTGTGTCTGGAATCGGCCCGTCGCGTAGCGGCCGGCCGAACCGATCTGAAGGCCATCCTGCCGGTCGATCTCTACGGGCAGGCTGCGGACCTCCGGGGTACACACGAGCTGGCCGCCGAGCTGGGCATCGCTGTCATCGAAGACGCCGCCCAGGCCATCGGCAGCCGGGATGCGGATGGGCGGCGGGTCGGCTCCGCTTCCGAGCAGGTCTGCTTCAGCTTCTTCCCCAGCAAGAACCTCGGCGCCTACGGGGACGGCGGAATGGTCACGACCCAGAGCGACGAGCTGGCCAAGCGTGCCAGGCTGCTTCGCCTTCATGGCGGCGAGCCCAAGTACTACCACGAGATGGTCGGGATGAACTCGCGGCTCGATGCCCTGCAGGCGGCCATCCTGCGCGTGAAGCTCCGCTACCTCGAGGGCTGGCACGAGCGACGCCTCCAGAACGCGAACCACTACGACGACCTCTTCCGCGCGGCCGGCGCCCTCGATTCCCGGGTTTCGCTCGACGAAGATTCCGACCTGTCGTTGCGCTTCCCCGCGCGCAACGCCGAGCCTTCCCGCCACATCTTCAACCAATACGTCGTGCGCGTGCCCGCCGATCGCCGCGATGCGCTGCGAGAGCATCTCACCGCCCGGGAGATCGGCAGCGAGATCTACTACCCCATCCCTCTGCATCTCCAGGCGTGCTTCAAGGATCTCGGAGGCCAACCTGGCGATCTTCCGAATGCCGAGCGAGCCGCCAGGGAAACCGTCGCGCTCCCCGTCTTCCCCGAGCTCAGCAAGGCCCAGCGCGAAGCCGTCGCAGGAGCCGTGATCGAGTTCCTCTGA